CGGGCTGGTGACAGATGGTCGCATGTCGGGTGCTTCTGGAAAGGTACCGGCGGCTATCCATGTCTATCCGGAAGCGCTTGATGGCGGCCCGCTGGCCAGAGTCAGGACTGGTGATGTGGTCAGTCTCGACGCCGAGACCGGGCAGTTGAGTCTGGATGTTCCTGAGGCCGAGTTTGCTGATCGGAAGCCTGCAATCGCTGATCTCACCCATTATCACCACGGCTATGGGCGGGAGCTTTTTGGTTGGCTACGCCGCTCGGCGAGTACCCCGGAAGAAGGCGCCAGTTTCTTCTGGAATCATGAGGCATGACCGCAGTGGACTACTTACTGGTCGGTGACATCGGTGGAACCAACGCCCGCTTCGCTCTGTTAGAACAGGGAAGTGTGCGTCCGCGCGCCATAGAAATCCTGCCTTGCGGAAACTACGCCAACCTGGATGAAGCAGTCATCGACTACCTTGGGCGTGCCGGTGTAAGTGAAGTGAGCAAGGCCTGCTTTGCCGTCGCCTCGCCGGTGCGCGGGACCCGGATCCAAATGACGAATAACCCTTGGAAGTTCGATACCGAGGAGATTCGCCAGCAGTTTGGCTGGCAGACCTTTAAGGTCATCAATGATTTCACCGCGATGGCGCTGGGTGTTCTCCATGTCTCGCAAGACAGCCTGGTTCATGTGTGTGGCGGCCCTGGCGATGAACATCGTCCTAGATTGGTAATGGGGCCGGGTACCGGGCTTGGGGTTTCCGGCTTGGTGCCTATAAAGAACGGCTGGGTGCCCCTGGTGACTGAGGGTGGTCATGTGGATTTTGCCCCCACGGATGACACCGAAATGGCGGTGTTGCGCATTCTGAAATCCCGGTTCGGGCGGGTTTC
This Marinobacter salinus DNA region includes the following protein-coding sequences:
- the glk gene encoding glucokinase; translated protein: MTAVDYLLVGDIGGTNARFALLEQGSVRPRAIEILPCGNYANLDEAVIDYLGRAGVSEVSKACFAVASPVRGTRIQMTNNPWKFDTEEIRQQFGWQTFKVINDFTAMALGVLHVSQDSLVHVCGGPGDEHRPRLVMGPGTGLGVSGLVPIKNGWVPLVTEGGHVDFAPTDDTEMAVLRILKSRFGRVSVERILCGQGLVNLYQAHAEIQGVVAPLDAPEKITAAALERSDSLARYTLSHFCEILGRTAGNAVLTLGSTGGVYLCGGILPHFIKFLLESPFRKGFEGKGRMRPLVEFTPVFVVTEPLTGLLGAAEALANPEV